A stretch of the Lactuca sativa cultivar Salinas chromosome 9, Lsat_Salinas_v11, whole genome shotgun sequence genome encodes the following:
- the LOC111879416 gene encoding transcription initiation factor IIB-2, which produces MADAYCGDCKRNTEVVFDHSAGDTVCSECGLVLESHSIDETSEWRTFANESGDNDPVRVGGPTNILLNDGGLSTVISKPNGGTSDFLSSSLGRWQNRGSNPDRTLILAFKTIATMSDRLGLVATIKDRANEIYKKVEDQKSSRGRNQDAILAACLYIACRQEDKPRTVKEICSVANGASKKEIGRAKEYIVKQLELEMGQSVEMGTIHAGDFMRRFCSNLGMTNQTVKAAQESVKKAEEFDIRRSPISIAAAIIYIVTQLSDEKKPLKDVALATGVAEGTIRNSYKDLYPHLTKIIPTWYAQEDDIKNLSSP; this is translated from the exons ATGGCAGATGCCTACTGCGGCGACTGCAAGAGGAACACGGAGGTGGTGTTCGATCATTCTGCCGGCGATACCGTTTGTTCTGAGTGTGGACTCGTCCTTGAATCCCACTCGATCGATGAGACCTCCGAGTGGCGTACCTTTGCCAACGAGTCCGGAGATAACGATCCCGTTCGTGTCGGCGGTCCCACCAATATCCTCCTCAACGACGGTGGTTTGTCCACCGTGATTTCTAAACCTAACGGCGGCACCAGCGATTTCCTTTCGTCTTCGTTGGGACGGTGGCAGAACCGAGGTTCTAATCCCGATCGTACACTCATCTTGGCGTTTAAAACGATCGCGACCATGTCTGATAG GTTGGGCCTTGTTGCAACAATAAAG GATCGTGCTAATGAGATATACAAAAAGGTGGAAGATCAGAAGTCAAGCAGAGGGAGAAATCAGGATGCCATTTTGGCTGCTTGCCTTTACATTGCTTGTCGTCAAGAAGACAAACCACGAACAGTAAAGG AAATATGTTCGGTTGCCAATGGAGCCTCAAAGAAAGAAATCGGTCGGGCAAAAGAATATATTGTCAAACAACTAGAGCTTGAGATGGGTCAATCTGTTGAAATGGGGACTATTCATGCTGGTGATTTCATG AGACGATTCTGTTCGAATCTTGGAATGACCAATCAAACTGTTAAAGCTGCCCAAGAATCTGTAAAGAAGGCAGAAGAGTTTGATATaag GAGAAGCCCGATATCTATAGCTGCAGCTATTATTTACATAGTAACTCAACTTTCGGATGAGAAAAAGCCCCTCAAAG ATGTAGCACTTGCAACTGGAGTTGCAGAAGGGACAATCAGAAACTCGTACAAGGATTTGTATCCTCATTTGACAAAAATCATACCAACTTGGTATGCACAAGAAGATGATATTAAGAACCTATCTAGCCCTTAA